One window of Candidatus Korarchaeum sp. genomic DNA carries:
- a CDS encoding electron transfer flavoprotein subunit alpha/FixB family protein → MKVLVFSHYFELAKELISAGSGVGEVSLLLTSDQADREGEVKGVKRVIICDVSSEDQQGLLSVITSLAEDYDLLILSSDKRGRELIGQVAQKLERAVATEVSSLSLSDGKLIVERMTYGGKAISVEELTLPAVISVQKGKFKPLDTDSTHETLHCKSETARSYEVLERRPKPKLGIPLDKADVVVAAGRGFKRKEDLKLAYELAELFNGVVGSTRPLAADLKWMPEESWIGISGVRIAPKLLFVVGASGQQQFSAGIIDSKVIVAVNNDPSAPIFENSDYCIVRDLYEFLPALIKKLRGLG, encoded by the coding sequence ATGAAAGTCTTAGTGTTCAGTCATTACTTCGAGTTAGCTAAGGAGTTGATATCAGCTGGGAGCGGGGTCGGGGAAGTCTCCCTCCTCCTGACTTCGGATCAGGCGGATAGGGAGGGGGAGGTCAAGGGAGTTAAGAGAGTTATAATATGTGATGTGAGCTCCGAGGACCAACAAGGGCTCCTCAGCGTCATAACGTCCCTAGCTGAGGATTACGATTTACTAATACTTTCGAGCGATAAGAGGGGGAGGGAGTTAATAGGGCAGGTAGCGCAGAAGCTAGAGAGAGCTGTCGCCACTGAAGTCTCATCCCTCAGCTTGAGCGATGGAAAGCTCATTGTCGAGAGGATGACTTACGGTGGGAAAGCTATATCCGTGGAGGAGCTCACCTTACCGGCTGTTATCAGCGTTCAGAAGGGCAAATTCAAGCCACTAGATACTGATTCAACTCACGAGACCTTGCATTGTAAGTCCGAGACCGCGAGATCTTACGAAGTATTGGAGAGGAGGCCTAAGCCGAAGTTAGGGATACCTCTGGATAAAGCAGATGTAGTGGTTGCTGCGGGGAGGGGTTTCAAGAGGAAAGAGGATCTGAAGCTCGCTTACGAACTAGCTGAACTTTTCAATGGTGTAGTGGGATCCACGAGGCCCCTAGCAGCTGACCTGAAGTGGATGCCCGAGGAATCTTGGATCGGGATAAGCGGAGTCAGGATAGCTCCTAAGCTCCTGTTCGTAGTGGGAGCATCAGGGCAGCAGCAGTTCTCAGCGGGTATAATTGATTCTAAAGTGATAGTTGCCGTAAATAATGATCCAAGTGCTCCGATATTCGAGAACTCCGATTACTGCATAGTGAGGGACCTATATGAGTTTCTCCCAGCACTCATAAAGAAGTTGAGGGGGCTCGGGTGA
- a CDS encoding electron transfer flavoprotein subunit beta/FixA family protein codes for MDIAVLVKQSLDVQQLAIDSRTGKIYLDEAPTKAGDIELNAAEEAVRIKERVGGKAVAIMLSCFGSSGRRLKEAREALTRLLAMGIDEALLLLSNQYMDTYSAAKLLSEEIRGKYQLVLAGEGSEDNFSGVLPARVAAELGWPYLSYATSIEVNGEEIKVTRSLEDYDEVVSLKLPAVISVTQEINQPRIPTVLHIMRASKKPIVQKEVQATVEPKVKVKEIKALRVERKRIFIEGELEEAIEKLIDALKSEGLLEVRG; via the coding sequence ATGGATATAGCTGTGCTCGTCAAACAGTCCCTGGACGTCCAGCAACTGGCTATCGATAGTAGGACCGGGAAGATATACTTAGATGAAGCCCCGACGAAAGCAGGGGATATAGAGCTCAATGCCGCTGAGGAGGCTGTCAGGATAAAGGAGAGAGTCGGGGGAAAGGCTGTTGCTATAATGCTCTCATGCTTCGGTTCCTCTGGGAGGAGGTTGAAGGAAGCGAGAGAAGCTTTAACGAGGCTCCTAGCGATGGGGATCGATGAAGCATTGCTCCTCCTCAGCAATCAGTACATGGATACTTACTCAGCAGCTAAGTTGCTTTCGGAGGAGATAAGGGGGAAATACCAATTAGTATTAGCTGGTGAGGGTAGTGAGGATAATTTCTCAGGGGTCCTGCCAGCTAGAGTAGCTGCGGAGCTCGGTTGGCCCTACCTCTCTTATGCTACGAGTATAGAGGTCAATGGAGAGGAGATAAAAGTCACTAGGAGCTTAGAGGATTATGATGAAGTCGTATCCCTGAAGCTACCCGCCGTTATATCTGTGACTCAGGAGATAAACCAACCCAGGATACCGACTGTCCTCCACATAATGAGAGCATCGAAGAAACCTATAGTGCAGAAGGAGGTTCAGGCGACTGTGGAGCCCAAGGTCAAGGTTAAGGAGATCAAAGCCTTGAGAGTTGAGAGGAAGAGGATTTTCATTGAGGGAGAGCTTGAGGAAGCTATAGAGAAGCTTATAGATGCTTTGAAGAGCGAGGGACTTCTAGAGGTGAGAGGATGA